One genomic segment of Pandoraea sputorum includes these proteins:
- a CDS encoding BON domain-containing protein: MAKRNPPSPTPPSKTDKRGLANEGTQDGTKYPSEHEQHALTHEDGDAETHGAPMEALDDADTPQPHEARQSAARDEQTAQAGKQSEPEWLGASSPKRTTSKGEAQTSTSGAGGHGYAPEIAHGEESGYGPADAAPGAHPRFGRQSAYGPHDDYAGTGRDASGSVPQVRSPSQSQRVDWPEGTVGVDPMDAADAFKRNAKASNVEDIEGEAGQAAGSRGRSGGRGDERADVGADSAVHDAIRKSLSGAVDLDVSHVEVTVTSGLVLLTGYVPERWMQHVVQTEVEKVDGVKGVDNRLHERRMKSMSRPGESQEGHKI, translated from the coding sequence ATGGCGAAGCGTAACCCCCCATCACCAACACCGCCCAGCAAGACTGACAAGCGTGGGTTGGCGAACGAAGGAACGCAGGACGGCACGAAGTACCCGTCGGAGCACGAGCAACACGCCCTGACGCATGAAGACGGTGATGCCGAGACGCATGGCGCGCCGATGGAGGCGTTGGACGACGCGGATACGCCGCAGCCGCATGAAGCCCGGCAGTCCGCAGCGCGTGACGAACAAACGGCGCAAGCGGGCAAGCAAAGCGAGCCGGAATGGCTGGGCGCGTCGTCGCCGAAGCGTACGACGTCCAAAGGTGAAGCGCAGACATCGACGAGTGGGGCGGGCGGTCACGGGTATGCCCCGGAGATCGCTCACGGCGAGGAGAGCGGTTACGGCCCGGCGGATGCAGCGCCGGGTGCGCATCCGCGATTCGGACGGCAAAGCGCCTATGGCCCGCACGACGACTATGCCGGGACCGGACGGGATGCCTCCGGATCGGTGCCCCAGGTAAGAAGTCCGTCGCAGTCGCAACGGGTCGACTGGCCGGAAGGCACGGTCGGCGTCGATCCGATGGATGCCGCGGATGCATTCAAGCGTAATGCGAAGGCCAGCAACGTCGAGGATATCGAGGGCGAAGCCGGACAGGCAGCAGGGAGTCGGGGCCGTAGCGGTGGGCGTGGTGATGAAAGGGCAGACGTGGGGGCCGATAGCGCGGTACACGACGCGATTCGAAAGTCGCTGTCCGGTGCCGTCGACCTCGACGTCTCCCACGTCGAAGTGACCGTGACGTCGGGCCTTGTACTGCTGACTGGGTATGTGCCCGAACGCTGGATGCAACACGTCGTGCAGACGGAAGTGGAGAAGGTCGACGGCGTAAAGGGCGTCGACAACCGGTTGCACGAGCGACGTATGAAATCGATGAGCCGCCCGGGCGAGAGCCAGGAAGGCCACAAGATTTAG
- a CDS encoding sensor domain-containing diguanylate cyclase: MPLHRLQARIVVALETAVRWVARTPTLIVWSGVGISILVMAVAVALLYEGRLLVLARAADNQRNIAEVMERDLELNFQLYEASLDAVVKLLARPDVEAMAPALRRELIFERAGASRYIGSLVVLDPEGNIAIDAESDVPRPFNFADRDYFSVHRANPDAGLYVSGFIHSRLRNNVPTMVMSRRIARADGSFGGVVSLAVDIEYFRHLFDHIEVGRQGVILLLGKDGVILMRKPYDENVIGLTMAQTGRYESMPPGRDEYRIFPIRFMGRDSLMSRRFLSNAPLTLIVVTSSDETLAPWHKRVIEFGGLFLLLNAGFVLTSFLLAAQLRRRLKAERELRLLARTDGLTGLSNRRSLDKILAQEWRRMRRAGHSLAVAFIDIDWFKRYNDTHGHQAGDAALAAVASAIGAALQRPSDAAGRYGGEEFIAVLPDTDALGAQRVAEGIRLAVDRLNLDHASSDFGHVTVSIGVACRQPQAGESVDMLVKAADRALYRAKATGRNRVIVASEDDAMAASES; this comes from the coding sequence ATGCCGCTGCATCGGTTACAGGCACGCATTGTCGTCGCGTTGGAAACGGCGGTGCGCTGGGTCGCGCGCACGCCAACGCTCATCGTCTGGAGCGGTGTGGGGATATCCATCCTGGTCATGGCGGTGGCCGTGGCGTTGCTCTACGAGGGGCGGTTGCTCGTGCTCGCGCGCGCGGCCGACAACCAGCGCAACATCGCGGAAGTCATGGAGCGGGATCTCGAGCTCAACTTCCAACTGTACGAGGCGTCGCTCGATGCGGTCGTGAAGTTGCTGGCGCGTCCCGACGTCGAGGCCATGGCGCCCGCACTTCGCCGTGAGCTGATCTTCGAGCGGGCGGGTGCATCGCGCTACATCGGGTCGCTCGTCGTGCTCGACCCCGAGGGAAACATCGCCATCGACGCGGAGAGCGATGTGCCGCGACCGTTCAACTTCGCCGACCGGGACTATTTCAGCGTTCATCGCGCTAACCCGGACGCCGGACTGTACGTGAGCGGCTTTATCCATTCGCGCCTTCGCAACAACGTGCCGACCATGGTCATGAGCCGACGCATCGCCCGCGCCGACGGCTCATTCGGCGGCGTCGTATCGCTCGCGGTGGACATCGAATATTTCCGTCACTTGTTCGATCACATCGAAGTCGGACGTCAGGGGGTGATCCTCCTGCTCGGCAAGGACGGCGTAATTCTCATGCGCAAACCGTACGACGAAAACGTCATCGGGTTGACGATGGCGCAGACCGGTCGCTACGAATCGATGCCCCCGGGGCGTGACGAATACCGCATTTTTCCAATCCGCTTCATGGGGCGTGACAGCCTGATGTCGCGACGGTTTCTGAGCAATGCCCCCCTGACGCTGATCGTCGTGACGTCCAGCGACGAAACGCTGGCCCCGTGGCACAAGCGTGTCATCGAGTTCGGTGGACTGTTTCTGCTGCTCAACGCAGGGTTCGTGCTGACGTCGTTTCTCCTCGCAGCCCAATTGCGGCGACGTCTGAAGGCAGAGCGGGAATTGCGACTTCTGGCCCGCACGGACGGGCTGACCGGCCTCTCGAACCGCCGCTCGCTCGACAAGATCCTTGCCCAGGAGTGGCGGCGCATGCGTCGCGCCGGACATTCGCTGGCCGTCGCCTTCATCGATATCGACTGGTTCAAGCGCTACAACGATACGCACGGGCATCAGGCAGGTGACGCTGCACTTGCGGCGGTCGCCAGCGCCATCGGTGCGGCGCTGCAACGCCCGTCGGATGCAGCCGGGCGTTACGGCGGGGAGGAATTCATTGCCGTTCTGCCGGACACCGATGCGCTGGGCGCTCAACGGGTAGCGGAGGGTATCCGGCTGGCGGTCGACCGGCTCAATCTCGACCACGCGTCGAGCGACTTCGGTCACGTGACAGTGAGCATCGGTGTGGCTTGCCGACAGCCGCAGGCCGGGGAGTCGGTCGATATGCTCGTCAAGGCGGCCGACCGGGCGCTTTATCGTGCCAAAGCCACCGGCCGCAATCGCGTCATCGTCGCGTCGGAAGACGATGCGATGGCGGCATCGGAATCGTAG
- a CDS encoding mechanosensitive ion channel family protein, which translates to MRIRMGLLQVLVVVGIAVAPLTAAVSATSAVAAVPEASSGAADTSANAPSDGAELRFMDRPVATFRGTLGGATPEVRAARAQAVLDSLPGSTFDLPVDVLHASLGGVSGVAFRVRDRILFALTSDDLAPGDPRPLDAVVAEVQANLQTAFAARREQLHWPTILRGIALSALGAVVLAMFVIGIGRMRTRLEARLQAAFEKRVLQRTARTFDWTGSAVHLVHQIVQIGAVCLALAFAYLYLIFVLMQFPASQPLAGRLSDFLWTLVDRFGIGVAAAIPGILTVIVIFLLTRALQSLVNNVFDAVQSGRLSIPGMHPETAGATRRVAAVVVWGLALTFAYPYMPGAQSDVFKGLSVLLGLMVTLGSSGIVNQLMSGMVVIYSRSLKKGDLVSIGDATGVVVGVDALSVKLRNLAQEELTIPNAVVVASTVRNFTAQGRGRGVAISTTLTIGYDTPWRQVHAMLIEAATQTPQIAAEPAPYVLQRALSDFYVEYEVFGTLRDPSTRFAAISALHENIQDVFNRYGVQIMSPHFEEQPHSPLTIRPEHWYPIPARAPVDAGGVPSTSAPSPTSKE; encoded by the coding sequence ATGCGCATTCGCATGGGGCTGTTGCAAGTGCTGGTGGTGGTTGGAATAGCCGTCGCGCCGCTCACGGCTGCGGTATCGGCAACATCTGCGGTCGCCGCTGTGCCGGAGGCATCCTCGGGTGCGGCGGACACATCCGCCAACGCCCCGAGCGACGGGGCCGAGCTTCGCTTCATGGACCGGCCGGTCGCGACGTTCCGTGGCACGCTGGGTGGCGCAACCCCTGAAGTTCGGGCGGCGCGGGCGCAGGCGGTACTCGACAGTCTGCCCGGCAGCACCTTCGATTTGCCCGTCGACGTACTGCACGCGTCGCTCGGCGGCGTATCCGGCGTGGCCTTCCGCGTGCGCGACCGAATCCTCTTCGCGCTCACGTCCGACGACCTCGCGCCGGGCGACCCGCGTCCGCTCGACGCCGTGGTGGCCGAGGTGCAAGCGAATCTTCAGACGGCCTTCGCTGCCCGCCGCGAGCAGCTTCACTGGCCAACGATTCTGCGCGGCATCGCGCTCAGTGCGCTCGGTGCCGTGGTGCTGGCCATGTTCGTGATCGGCATCGGGCGCATGCGGACCCGGCTTGAGGCGCGTCTTCAGGCTGCCTTCGAAAAGCGTGTCCTGCAACGCACGGCCCGCACCTTCGACTGGACGGGGTCGGCTGTCCACCTTGTGCACCAGATCGTGCAGATCGGGGCTGTGTGTCTCGCGCTGGCCTTCGCTTACCTCTACCTCATCTTCGTGCTGATGCAGTTCCCGGCCAGTCAGCCGCTGGCCGGTCGCCTGTCGGACTTCCTCTGGACGCTTGTTGACCGTTTCGGCATCGGGGTGGCTGCGGCCATCCCGGGCATCCTCACCGTCATCGTCATCTTTCTTCTCACGCGCGCGCTGCAGAGCCTCGTCAACAATGTCTTCGACGCGGTGCAAAGCGGCCGTCTGTCGATTCCTGGCATGCACCCCGAGACCGCCGGCGCGACGCGGCGCGTGGCGGCGGTCGTGGTCTGGGGGCTTGCGCTGACATTCGCTTACCCCTACATGCCGGGGGCGCAGAGCGACGTCTTCAAAGGTCTGTCTGTCCTGCTCGGCCTCATGGTCACGCTGGGCTCGAGCGGCATTGTGAATCAGTTGATGAGCGGGATGGTCGTGATCTACAGCCGCTCGCTAAAGAAGGGCGATCTCGTGTCGATCGGCGACGCTACCGGTGTGGTCGTCGGCGTCGATGCGCTTTCGGTCAAGCTGCGCAATCTCGCGCAGGAAGAACTGACCATCCCGAACGCCGTCGTCGTGGCTTCTACGGTGCGCAACTTCACGGCGCAGGGGCGCGGGCGTGGCGTTGCAATTAGCACGACGCTGACCATCGGCTACGACACGCCCTGGCGTCAGGTGCACGCGATGCTGATCGAAGCGGCGACGCAGACGCCGCAAATCGCCGCTGAGCCCGCGCCGTACGTGTTGCAGCGGGCGCTGTCGGACTTCTACGTCGAGTATGAAGTCTTCGGCACCTTGCGCGACCCATCCACGCGTTTCGCTGCGATTTCTGCGCTTCACGAAAACATTCAGGACGTCTTCAACCGTTATGGCGTGCAAATCATGTCGCCGCATTTCGAAGAGCAACCTCATTCGCCGCTGACGATCCGGCCGGAACACTGGTATCCGATCCCGGCGCGCGCGCCTGTGGATGCGGGCGGCGTGCCGTCGACATCCGCACCGTCGCCGACATCAAAAGAATAA
- a CDS encoding BON domain-containing protein: protein MKQANLLKLVMAGALATTGIAAHALDQGGIIKIADNASASGVMSDTGRKIDDSALTAKVKAELLAKKDVPSTKVHVTTRHGVVHLTGSVPESAQKTLVEDTVKGVDGVVDVKNDIKVSAK, encoded by the coding sequence ATGAAACAAGCCAATCTGCTCAAACTCGTCATGGCGGGTGCACTTGCTACCACGGGCATCGCAGCCCACGCGCTCGATCAGGGCGGGATCATCAAGATTGCCGATAACGCGAGCGCCAGCGGCGTGATGAGCGATACCGGCCGCAAGATCGACGATTCGGCGCTGACCGCCAAGGTCAAGGCCGAGTTGCTCGCCAAGAAGGATGTGCCGTCGACCAAGGTCCACGTCACGACGCGCCACGGCGTGGTGCATCTGACGGGTTCGGTGCCTGAGTCGGCACAGAAGACCCTCGTCGAGGATACGGTCAAGGGCGTAGACGGCGTGGTCGATGTCAAGAACGACATCAAGGTATCCGCCAAGTAA
- a CDS encoding DUF2252 domain-containing protein yields the protein MELLRTSSEGRVAALVPLRYGRMLASPFAFYRGSAIVQAHDLAGTPNTGLTLQICGDCHLANFGGFATPERTLIFDLNDFDETAPGPWEWDLKRLCASLVLAARQFGFGDTLGVEMVRAAVDSYARRLDEYAHMPTIELWHEQITFERMLNLARTDRVREGVKRGIARASGRTHENVLPKFAQQVGDHWQIRDTPPTVFHVHGATTLFGPEDDWLGLGDWRTLFAPVYKSYANSLPPDRARMLDSYTQQDMAFKVVGVGSVGTRCLVLLMMDTHDQPLFLQFKEASRSVVSRFFRNVTPKHDGRRVVEGQRLMQAASDAFLGWGAGPFGRSIYGRQLRDMKISAQFELFRADGFREYAGLCGWVLARAHAKAGGCAPELVGYVGKGIRLGEAMIHYATDYADQVERDYEVFRKACRDGRLEARTDADMAADFMA from the coding sequence GTGGAACTGTTGCGAACGAGCAGCGAGGGGCGGGTGGCGGCGCTCGTGCCGCTGCGTTACGGACGGATGCTGGCGTCGCCGTTCGCGTTCTATCGAGGCAGTGCGATTGTCCAGGCGCACGATCTGGCCGGTACGCCGAACACCGGGCTCACCCTTCAGATCTGCGGGGACTGCCATTTGGCGAACTTTGGCGGTTTCGCCACCCCGGAACGGACGTTGATCTTCGATCTGAACGATTTCGACGAAACCGCGCCCGGCCCGTGGGAGTGGGATCTGAAGCGACTGTGTGCGAGTCTGGTGCTCGCCGCAAGGCAGTTCGGCTTCGGCGACACGCTGGGTGTCGAGATGGTGCGCGCCGCCGTGGACAGCTACGCCCGGCGGCTGGACGAGTATGCCCACATGCCGACCATCGAACTCTGGCACGAACAGATCACCTTCGAGCGCATGCTCAATCTGGCCAGAACCGATCGGGTGCGCGAGGGTGTCAAGCGTGGCATCGCACGGGCGTCCGGCCGCACCCATGAGAACGTCCTGCCGAAGTTCGCGCAGCAGGTCGGCGATCACTGGCAGATTCGCGACACGCCGCCCACGGTGTTCCACGTCCACGGTGCGACCACGCTCTTCGGTCCGGAAGACGACTGGCTGGGTCTGGGCGACTGGCGCACCTTGTTTGCCCCCGTCTATAAGAGTTACGCCAATTCGCTCCCGCCCGATCGTGCCCGAATGCTCGATAGCTATACGCAGCAGGACATGGCCTTCAAAGTGGTGGGCGTCGGCAGCGTCGGTACGCGTTGCTTGGTGTTGCTGATGATGGATACCCACGACCAGCCCCTTTTTCTTCAGTTCAAGGAGGCGTCGCGCTCGGTCGTCTCGCGCTTTTTCCGCAATGTCACGCCCAAGCATGACGGGCGTCGTGTGGTCGAAGGGCAGCGCCTCATGCAGGCGGCCTCTGACGCCTTCCTCGGCTGGGGGGCAGGGCCGTTCGGCCGTTCCATCTACGGCCGCCAGTTGCGCGACATGAAGATCTCCGCGCAATTCGAGTTGTTCCGTGCCGACGGCTTCCGCGAGTACGCTGGCCTGTGCGGCTGGGTGCTGGCCCGTGCGCATGCCAAAGCGGGAGGATGCGCGCCCGAACTCGTGGGCTACGTCGGCAAGGGGATTCGTCTGGGCGAGGCGATGATTCATTACGCGACGGACTACGCCGATCAGGTCGAGCGGGACTACGAAGTGTTCCGCAAGGCGTGTCGGGACGGGCGGCTCGAAGCCCGCACCGACGCGGATATGGCCGCCGACTTTATGGCCTGA